CCCCCTGCCCGTGGCAGCCCTGCCCCTCCTTTATCTCCTGTCCCTCTATCCAGGTACAAGCCTTTCCAAGTCCAGGACCcagctccagcccagcctggaTCTCGCCACGCCGGCGCTCTGGGAGGGGAAACGAGGTGGTCAGAAGCTTCCACGTGGGGGCGCTGGAGGGGCGCGGGAAAGACTGAAgcagccctccccccacccttcGTGCGTGGTCGGTGAAGGAACCCAGATCGTCAACCTGCGGCTGCCCCTGTCCCCAGGGTCCCCACCAGGCAGTCATGACCCCCCACCGAGCCCTCTCCCTTCCGCCTCGCCTCCCAGCCCCTGCCAAGCCCCACTCCCTCGGGTTCGCGCTCCTCAGTCAAGATGAAAGAGCCCGCGAGCGGCAGATAGGTCTAGGTTCGAATCCCGCCTCTGCCCCTTAGTGGCTGGCGGCCTTCTCCCAGCGCCGGCCTATAAAATGGGCCCATCACGCACCGACTTTGGCTGGAGGCGGCGTTCAGGAAACGTCAGCTTCCTGCCCGCATCCGCCCTCATCTCACGTTTCCCTCTTCTCTGTTCTCCCTCTGCTTCCCCCCCgccctttggttttgttttaaatccCTCCCTCCTGCGCCCTTTCTCTTCTCGGCTCCGCAATCTTAGCCAAACCGCAGCGTTTAGCAATCCTGCGCCCACCCGGCGCCCGGGGAGCCTCACCGCGGCCGCGACCCGCCCCCGGCCCGGCTCCCGCGGGGCGCCACCGCCGCGACATACCCCGCCGGGGGTCGCACGCCGCCCCTAGCCCGGCTCACCTGGGGGTCGCACCCCGACTTGCGCacggccctcccccagcccaccccgGATCTGCCGGGTCCCTCCTCTGGCGGCAGCGCCGCAGCCCACCCGCCGCCGGGGCCGCGGGGACCGGGCGGAGCTGGACGCACAGACCAGGGCCGTGCCCGGGTGGCCGAGGGCATCGGGAGGGGCGACGGGCTCGGCCGCCGGGACTGCCAGCGCCAGCCTGACCGCAGCCCGAGGGCGACGCTGCAAATAGCCGCGGTTTCCAGCCTgtgccctgcctccctcccagcctTCCGGACCTTTTGGGTTTTCTCTGCCTGCTTCCCGTCGCCCTCTCCTTTCTGCCTCGTGTCCCCCGCCTCGTCCCTGCTGTGCGCCCACCACATCCTGCCTCATGCAGGACGGCTCTGGCGCCGACGAGGTCGGGATCTTGCAGTATGGCTCTGGCGCTGGCGAGGTCGTGAGCCTGAGAGGGGGCCAGGAGACCAGCGCTCCTTCGAAGGAATAaaatcatcctcctcctcctcatcacaGCAATTAAGTTAGGGTTAACTGAGCGCATGCTGTGTGCCAGGGACTCTGCTGAACGTTTTACCGGCAGGAATTCATGAAATCTTTACTACACACTACGAGGGCCAGCTTCAATTTGCAGAtggagaaaactaaggctcagacaCTCAGCAGAGACTAAAGTCACCCCATCTGCATAGGGAGAATGGAAAGCCATCTCCCCTGTCCAGAGGCCCAGGCTGTGATTCTGCCTGAAGCCCTGTGGGTAAGGCCCCACTGGAAGGTGGGAAGGAGCTGGCTGGGGGGTCCAAGCTAGTGAGCCAATGAATTCTGTGTATCCTACAGCAAGCCCGGCCTGCTTCAGTTTCCACACTTGTGAAACCAAGAGGATGAAAGGCAACATTTTGTTTCCTCTAAGGAAGACCTGTTAATGACAATGGAAAACCCCAAATGGAGCGTGAGGCTTCAGGTGTCCTGCGCTTGGGGGAGCTCAGTGGAAGGCTGGGGGACTACCTCCCTGCAGAGTTGGGAGTAACCCACAAGCCAGGACCGGCTGCCTGGGAATTCGGTTAAGCTGGGGAAGCTGCATTTTAGCAAATTCGGGGATTCTGAAGCCTTCCAGTTTAGAACCCACCAAAAAGATTCCTGaaagtgggtggggggaggggggagtccTCCCTCAAACACTCCATACTTACCCTTAATCACCTCGGACTTGGCTGGCCTGGATTCAGGGTGAGTGCGGGTTTAAGGACCTACTGTATGCCAAACACACATCTATCACAGCCTTACTCTCAGGGAGCTCATGGCAAAGTCAACCACATGGCTGACTGGCAGAGATGCCCTCAGCCCAGCTGTCCCTTTTGGGAGAACTGGAGCCAAGCTTCTTCTTCCAGGGGTGAACACCCCGAGCTAGGCTGCACAGATCAGTGAGCAGAGCTGGGGATGCGTTTCACATCCACTGGCCCCCTCCGCAGCCAGCCTTGTGCAGGACACAACCTGCACAACCTCACATAGAGGCCCGTGGGAAGCCATAGAGATCCAAGTGGGAGATGTTGGCAAAAGGAGCCAATTACTTCTTGCTAGAGACAGGAATAGAGACAGAAGAATTCTATGGAAGAGGCGAGTATTAAGCTGGATCTTTAAgaatgaatgggagttcaccagGCAGAAAGGGAGGTCCAGCAGAGGCAACAGCCTTTCCTGGAACAGGGGTAGGGGTGGACTGGGAAGGAGCACGTGCCTTTCCCTTGCTCCCACCGCCATGCTGGCACATGTCAAACCAAACGTAGCTTATCTGCCAACTGTGCCTGAACTGTGAGATGCTACAGGATCAGTGTCTTACTCATCTTCTACCACCCACTGCCTCACCCAATGCCGATAATAGTAACAGTAATAATGgtcaagccaggtgcggtggctcatgcctgtaatcccagcactttgggaggccgaggcaggcgatcacctgaggttggcagttgaagaccagcctgaccaacatgatgaaaccctgtctctactaaaatacaaaaattaaccgggtgtggtggcgggcgcctgtaatcccagctactcaggggctgaggcaggagaatcctgcCTGATCCAGGAGGAGGATGCCTAGACCTAGACCTCctgatccaggaggcagaggctgcagtgagctgagatcgtgccactgcactccagcctgggcaacagagccagactccgtctcaaaaaaaaaaaaaaaaaaaaaaggtcagcagGTGGTAAATATTGACCATCACGCATTATGCTAAGTGCTCCAGGGCAttctctcatttcatcctcaaacTTTGGAAACAAGTGCTATTATTAATCCTGTTTTACAGACGAGGATTCTCGAGAAGAGTTAAGCAAcgtgcctaaagtcacacagctatttGGAATCCAGGCCTCTGTGACCACAGAGCCCTTGTTCTAGACCGatgagtggatagatggatgaatggatctGGGTGGATAGGTGAGAGGGAAGAACTAAATGAACTAAATGAAGGACCATGAACGCCACACTAGGGAACTTGAATTCACTCAATGGCAGTGAGGAGACACTGGAAGCAGGAGAGACAAGTCAGTTTAGGGACTTAGAAAGATCACTTTGACAACAGGGGAAAGATCATTTAGAGCCAATGATGCTTGAAACCTGCAGCCATTTTTCTGGCAAATCCCAATTCCCACTTGTGAGGAGCCTCATTTCTTTAAGCAATGTGTTATTTCTCTTAGAGCAAGACATGTGTTCTTTTGCTCACACAGGGACTATTGATGGAGAAGAAAGCTGGAGAGGAGGGGGCTCAAAGACAGGAAGAGGAGACAGAAAGGGGATACTGCTAATTTCCAGGGAGAGGCCTCTCTGTACAGGGGAGCAGAGCACCAGGTAGGGAGAAGGCATATGGCCCCCTCCCTTATGTCTAAGATGAGAAGTTCCCCTCAGGGTTTCCAGCCTGGAAGCTGCAAGCTCCAGGTCCCACACACTGCCCCACTGTGCACCTGCCACCAGGGAAACAGCCAAAGGTGAGGCAGGTGTTGCATCAGAGTGTTAAGCCCTGGGATCAAATGTTAGGGGGCAGCAGTGGAAGAGGTCTGATCCCTCCTCCTGAGCAGCTCCTAATATCATTGGTCTGTCcagccagggagggaggggagtcACAGAAACTGGCCTGGGGATCAGTTAAGCTGAAGGAAGCAATCAGGAACAGCTGGAAGGACCAGAAAACAGGGGGAGTTTCCCCTACCTACACTCAGGGAGCCAAAGAGCAAACCAAAGCCTGCAGGAGGCGTCTTCAGGCTGAGAGTGGCTCCCAGAGGTTCCAGGACAGTGCAGGCTCACCATGCTGCCTTGCCTTGCCCTGCTTCTCCTGATGGAGCTGTCCGTGTGCACTGTGGCAGGTGATGGTGGAGAGGAACAGACACTCAGCACTGAAGCAGAGACCTGGATAACGGTGGCCTTGGAGGTACTTTTGGAGAGAGGCACTGACCAAGGCAGGGGATAATCGGCAGTGCAGAGGCAGAAGATCCCCTGCATGGCTGCTGGGAGAGCAGGCAGCCTGCAAGGCAAGTTGTCTGACTCTCTATCATGGGTAGATTCAAGGCTATGAGCCCTGGCCTGGCAGAACTCCgaagtgtgtgtgggtgtgtgtgtgtgtgtgtgtgtgtaagaaatgCTTATTTAACACACAGTATATTTCTGGCACTGTCTgaaatgctttataaatattaactcaatCCTCCCATCAACCTCATGGGGAAGGTATCATGACtactccccatttcacagataaggaaactgaggcacagagaagtcaagTAGTTTGTCCAAGGTTGCACAGCTTCAAAAGCACAACTACACACTTTGCCCAAGGTCTGATTCTGTGTATCTGTGCATCTGAGGAgcttttccagaattttttttcaaggggATCAACTTAAACAGGACCACTATTTGGTCTCACATGTAGAAATGACCCAGCATCTGCActacccccactcctgcctgacAATCTGATTGGGGAGGCAAAGATCCTGACCTCAGGGGTTCCCTAATCAGACAAGGGACAGCTACCAACAGGCCAGAGACAAAGACGGGTAAATAAGAGGCCAGTGCTCAGGGAGGGCTTCCAGGGGGGCAGACAGGACAAGGCTGGGCCTGGCTCCTCCCATTCCCAGGATGGTAAGGACACTGGGGTGGCCTTGGCTTGCGGTCCTGGGCCATGGTGAGGTCCTTGGAGGTGCTTAGAAATGGAGCCACAGGAAGAGCCATCACATGGACAGTCCTGCATGGTGGGTTTCCTTTCCGGTTTGTCTGAACCTGGAAGTGTGTGCAGTGAGGAGAAGGTAGCAGGGCTAGGAGTGTCTCCACTGACGCCTGCTGCTTTCTGGacatcagtttcctcacctgcaaaacgGAGGAGGGAAGTGACCCCCCCAAGGCTTTTCTCCAGCTTTGACATGCTTTATAGAGTCAGTGCCAAACATCAGGGTACCTGGTCTAGAGACAGAAGCCTTGCTGGGTGATGGGGCCTCACTACGCAGCCCCATGGGAAACGTTAAAAACTTCAACTAGTGCTGCTGGACCGCCTCCCAAAAGCACCTCATCCTGCAGCTGGGTCTAATCCTTATTCTCCTTTCACTCTCCTTTAATATCATATCCCTCTGCTTCCCAAAATACAGGGCTTGGAATATGGGAGGAGAGCCTGGGTTAGAAGTCAGGAAGAACTTACAAACACTGTGGGATGCTAAGCATAATATAAGTGAAGGCCGGCTGTGGagtctcatgcttgtaatcccaggattttgggaggcagaggcagaaggactgctggaggccaggagttcaagatcagcctgggcaacatagaaagaccccatctctacaaaacataaacaaaatttgccaggcatgatgatgcacatctgtggccccagctactcaaaaggctgaggtgggaggatcactggggcccgggaaattgaggctgcagtgagtcgtgcttgtgcctctgcactccaacctgggcaacagagcgagaccctgtctcaaaaaaaaaaaaaaaaaaataatgaggtaACAGGAATGGGGCATGATTGCATCACTTACCTCCCTTGCTCTTGGGGTTCCCCCAACCTGTAGTCATCACTGGAGTTGGGGATTTGGGTTAAATGTATATGGAGGGCTCTGGGTGGGGGCAGGAGTCCTTTCAGAGTGAATGGGAACGAATGTCTCTGAATGCCCGCCCCCCGCTCCCCCGCCAGGCACAGAAACCTAGTGGAGGAGAAAGGTCAGTCCTATTGAATTCATAAGTGGCCATTCTCTCCAGCTTGCACCTGAAGGCTGCCTCTTAACGCCAATGCAAAGTGGTTTTCATGAGCTTTTCAGAAATGGGTCCAAATCTCCAAAGAGATTTTTCCagttcttggccaggctgggtgaCTCCGGCTCAAGATAGCTGCCCCAGCTACTGACATcctggtggggtgggagggaagcAGATGGGAAGTGAGTGAATTAGTCCAAGGCTTAGAAAACAATCCATTCCTGATCCTGAAAGGTGCGACAACACAAGTTGTGAGAACAAGAGGGTTTACATCGTCCCTAGCCAGGCCCCTGCTGGTCCCAGGAGCTCCAGCGCTACCCCTAGGGAAACTGGGGATAGAAGAAAGAGCCTCTGATCCAAGCCCAGCTCCCAGCCTCCTGGCAGGCAGCTCGCATTACTCTAGGGCTCTGTTTGCCTATCTTTAGCTTTCCTGGAAAAGGGGACTCCAGCCCCTTCCCTATTCCCAGACTCTCAGAGAAAGGACTCCTCATTCGCCATTCTGTGTCCCATGTGTGCTGGGCTCCTATGTGTGCAAGGCTCAGTGCCAGGAACTGGGGATACAGACATGTGAAGACAGTCTAATGCATGTCACCCACTGTCACTCAACTAGGGAGCAACTCTCCCTTTCAGCAGAACTGAGCAAGCCCCAGTTCAGAAGTTCAGGTTAAGGTCAGAGAGGGAGAAGGCtttggccaaggtcacagaggCTAATGGAAGAATGAGAATGTCAATCCACAGTCTTTGGTTGAGGACGCCATCAGCACAATTAAAATGTCTCTGCCCAGGGTAATAGCCTCCACCCCCAGACCACATGCCATTTCCTTCCGGGAGGCCCAGGCTCTAAGGCAAGGGAAATCTGGGACAATGGGGGAAGTGCCTGGGGAAGAGAGGTGAGTGGGCATTAGAGTAGGGATAAGGAGGGGAAGCAGTCCTGCCTTGCCTCTTGGGGACCCACCGTGAGTTCACTGGCTGCCCTCTCCTCATCTGTTGGAGACACTTCCCAAGATAGAGCAGAACCGGTACTGTGAAGTCAGACTTTGAATCTTGGCTCAGCCTcttcctgtgtgaccttggacaagtcacttaacctccttacatttcagtttctccatctgtaaaatgcggGTGCTGGGGGCAATCATAGTTTCTACTAGCTATggtggttgtgaagattaaatgagattatgacTGCAGTGTTTCAGATCAGCCTTTGAGCCTGAGTTCAACTTCTGGTTCCACCTCTCACTtcccagctgggtgaccttggacaattctttctttctgagacggagtctcgctctgtcacctaggcaggagtgcaggggcaggatcttggctcactgcagcctctgcctcccaggttcaagcaattctcctgcctcagcctcctgagtagctgggattacaggtatctaccaccacgcccagctaatttttgtatttttattagagacggggattcaccatgttggccaggctgatctcgaactgctgacctcaagcgacccacccatctcggcctcccagagtgctgggattacaggtgtgagccactgcgcccagccgaacaATTCTTTAACCTGTGTCTCGGCgttttcatgtgtaaaatgacAGTAACAGTACTTAGGGTACTGTTTTCATGGTGTTTTGGTGAGGTTTAAATTAGTTACTAGATTAACGTGCTCAGAACATAGTAGgtgaaatgttagctattattacgaGGATGTGCAGTACTGTGTAAACTATGCAGAAGTGCCCAGTGCCAGTGCACAGCGAGTGTCTGCTGACCACCAGCTGTCACTCCTGAGattgccattgcccaggctggcctccccgTCTGCTGGACAACCTCCCAACTCTAACACTAACTCTGCTTCTTCAGGAAGGCGCTGGCCCCAGCATTCAGCAACAGCTGCAGGAGGTGAAGACGGGCAAGGCAAGCCAGTTCTTTGGGCTGATGGGGAAGCGAGTGGGAGGTGAGTGACAATGACAATGGAGCCCAGCAAGCAGGGGTTCTGAGTGGGTTCTGCAACATAAAGCAGAGGCCCTAAGTCAAAGCCCAGGAACTTTGGGGTAACTGGGGTCAGGTACTCCAGTCCAGTAGGGGCCGCTCATGAGATGGGGTGGCACAGACTGTCCACAGAAATTATCATCCAGGCcggggggcagtggctcacgcctgtaatcccagcactttggcaggccaaggtgggtaaaccatttaaggtcaggagtttgagaccagcctggccaacatggtgaaaccccatctctattaaaaatacaaaaattagacaggcatggtggtacgtgcctgtaatcccagctactcaggaggctgaggcagtagaatcgcttgaacccgggaggcagaggttcagtgagccaagatcacgccactacactccagcctgggcgacaaagcgagactccatctcaaaaaaagaaattagcatcCAACCAGGACACTTTGGGGAGTGTTAGTAATTATACCAGGCAACAGGTGTAAACCAGGCTGTTCCCAACAATGGGGAGCACGGTCACCTGAAGAGTGGGGGCACAGGCTCTGCACCTTGGGTGGTGTCTTCCATGCTCTGGATGACTCTGGGGAGTGGCAATGAAGCTAGAGACCAGTCTGGATGTGGGCAAAGCCACAAGCCAAGCTTTCTAGTCAATTTTCTTTGGCTGAAACAAAATTACTAACTTAAACCTGTGTTCCCTGAGGGCACTTTCAATTCAGGAGTCCTGTCCTCGGGGGACCAGGAGAAAATACTCTGCACACCAAGCAGTTTTCTCTTATTgtcaatattgtattttttaagtggtAATGCTCCGTGTTGGCTTGGTGTGAAAACTGGCACTTTTACACTGTCTATTTGGACGATACGTTGGCAATATCCAGGAAAGTTGGAAATGTGCTTACCTTTCTGACCCAGAGTCTCGCATCTCAGGTAGACATGCTGTTGCTACATGAGCCCTGAGGGTGTTCACTGCCAACATGCTTGTAATAGCAAGAATTCGGAAATAACATAAACACCATCAATCAGGGAATGGTCAAAATCTGTCAGGCATATCCTTAACCCTTGTGGCCATTAAAGAGAATAAAGCAGACCCATAGAAAGATATGGAAAGATCTCCAAGACACATGGTTAAGTGGTAAAAAGCATGTTACAGATCAATATTCAAGAGGAGcctacttgtttttaaaaaacgaCATACACACAGATATGCAAATGCAAGCGGAAAGTTCTAGAAGGATAAATATCAAACTGTAAACAGTGGTTACTTCAAGGACAGGAAGTGGAGATGAGGGGGAGAAAGGGGGCGAAAGGGAAGAGAGACTTTAAATTTTACTTGTACAAACCTTTTCAAAATAGTGGATGTATTCAAGGACtgcttttgtaataaaaaaaaatacacatataaaaatagagTAAACCAACTTGTTACCAAGCACTTTTggccttagtttcctcttctACAAAATGAGTTTTGAACTGAGCCAtttcagacttcttttttttttgagacggagtctcacactgtcacccaggctggagtgcaatggcgcgatctcagctcactacaacctctgcctcccgggttcaagcaattctcctgcctcagcctcccaagtagttgagattacaggcacccgccaccatgcctggctaattttttgtatttttagtagagatggggtttcactatgttggcctggctggtctcgaattcctgacctcgtaatctgcccacctcggactcccaaagtgctgagattacaggtgtgagccaacacgcccggcccATTTCAAACTTCTTTTCCAAATCCAACAACCCATGAAGAATGGGGGATGGGAATGTCAGAGAAAATacttcttgagcacctactatgaggctgaggcgggaagatcacgaggtcaggagatcgagaccatcctggctaatgcggtgaaaccccgtctccactaaaaataaaaaaaaattagccaggcgtggtggcgggcgcccatagtcccagctactcaggaggctgaggcaggagaatggcgtgaacctgggaagtggagcttgcagtgagccgagatcacactactgcactccagcctgggcgacagagtgagactctcaaaaaaaaaaaaaaaaagattaaatctcCACAGTAACACCCCCCTTATCACAAGcggggaaactaaggctcagataGGTTAAGCACTTTTCCCAAGGATGCCCACCCGGCTGGCACCAGGTGCCAGTGACCCCAAAGTCTGTGCACTTCCAGCCACTCCACACTGCCCCCTACCAGCACACTCCTACTCCCACAGAGGATAGCTGGGGATGACTAGAATTCTACTGAAGACCCACCAATGCACCGACCCTCAAAGAACTAGAGCCTTTCCCACCTCACCAAGCCCCCAGGGAAGCAGTGCAGTCCGCAGTCctcattccttctttctccttcccccagGAAGACCTCTGATCCAGCCAAGGAGAAAAAAGGGTAAGTACTGCACAAACCTGCCCTCAACATGCCCCCTGGGGAGGGTTGAGTTGTCCTCAGCACAAACCAGGTGGGTGAGGGGAGATGCTCTGGCCAGGGGCAGGCCAGGCTGGCATTGCTGTGCAAAGGTGGGGCCAGTGTGGTTTGGCCATGCTAGGCTTTCTGGTTCTTTCCTTAAGAGGGGTAGTCCTCAGGAGCGGCTGCAGGGATAGGAATAGACAGTGATGGATCTAGTTAGACCAGCGTTTCAAAATTACCTTAGGTCTAAAGcctggaattagaaaaaaaaaaaaaaaaagtcaaccacTAGAGATAAGAGTGCTTAAAGCTTCAAACCATGGCACCCAGATGATCTTAAAAGTACAAATCtgggccaggcagtggctcatgcctgtaatctcagcactttgggaggccaagacagccagatcacctgaggtcaggagttcgagaccagcctggccaacatggtgactaaaaatacaaaatacaactaaaaatgcaaacgttagcctggtgtagtggcaggtgcctgtggtcccagctacttcggaagctgaggttggagaatcacttgaacccaggaggcgggggttgcagtgagccgagtccagcccaggtgacagacggagactctgtctcaaaaaaaaaaaaaaaagtacaaatctaAGAAGCCACTACTCTGCTTAAATCttgcagtgaaaagggaaaaacaaaatcaaaagaaaataaaccaactggccgggtgggtgtggtggctcacgcctgtaatcccagcatttgggaagctgaggcgggtggatcacctgaggtcaggagttcgagaccagcctggccaacgtggtgaaacactttctctactaaaaatataaaaattagcccggcgtggtggcaggtgcctgtaatcccagctacttgggaggctgaggcaggagaatcgcttgaacccacgaggcagaggttgcagtgagccgagatcacgccactgcattccagcctgggcgacaagagcgagactccatctcaaaaggaaagaaagaagaaagaaagaagagagagagagggagggagggagacagagagagagggagggagggagagagagggagggagggagggggagggagagagagagagagagagagcgagagagagaggagaacagaacagaagagaagaaaagaaaagaaaccaaactgTACCCTCCACTCCCTCAGTGCTCTCAAGACCAAGTCTAGTCCCCTAATGCGACTCACCACATCCTTCAGGCCTGCCTCACTGACTTGACTCCTAGCCCCATCCTAACCAGCTCTCCTTCCCTGACCTCCTGCCCTACACAGACAGAGCTTGTCTCCATGGCCTAGCGCGACCCTGTTCCTGGCACACTGCACTACACTGTcttgctgggtcacatggctgGCTGGTGTCCCCAGACTGGAAGCCCCCCAACAGGCAGGCATCAGGTCTGCTGTCGCCTCTGTATCTCCAGTTCCCAGCAGTTTCTGCCTGTTAGAAGCACCGCTAGGTGTTTGTGAAGGGAGAGCAGAGGGAgaatggaggagggggaggagggaatcAATGAATGAACCAGTGAATAAATTAATCAGTCCATGGTGTTTCCTCGCCTCTCGGGATGACAGAGAAATGATTCCATTTGCAaggccccagccctggccctggccccgcCCTTCCCTGGTTCCCAAGACAGCCTACCTCTGCTGCCTCTCTCTTCTCTACTACTTCTCTCTCCCACTGCCAGCGTGTCAGCTGCAACACATGTGTCAGCTGCCCCCTCCTGGGCAAGAGAAGCCTGTCCACAGAAGGTAGGCAAGGAGTGCTGGTGGTTGCAAGGGCATCATGGGAAAATGGCTAGACACTTTGCTGCCAGTCTCCAAGGTGGGGGCTGGGCAGCTAGACAGACAGGCTCCCCACAAGCCATCATGGGGAGGCCCCCAGGGGACGAAGTTGAGTGCAAGGAGGTGGTCCCTTTGATGATCCAAGACTGAAATTGCTGTGGCCCAGAAGCTGCACCCTCCCCACCCATGACACACCCAGGCACActctgccctgcccccacccctgcccctcagGGCCAGCTGAAACCACGGGGACTGATGCCTAGTTTTCCAGACCTTGGAACATCCCCTATTCCCTCACTGTTTGCAAAGCTCTAATCATTGATCATTACAGGGTCATGTCTTTAGTCTTCAGAGATTTTCTGCCTTCAACAACTGTAAATAAGTGCAGATCACTCTGGGAGGAATAACACCATAAGCAGTTACCAGCTCACACTTTCTAACAGAGGCCACGCCCCCAATGGTTCCAGAGGACCAGGCATGAAAGTAGGTAAATCAATCAGGTTGGGGAAAGGTCACAGCTCAAGTGAGCGGGCAGTGGGCGCCCCGGCAGGTCACAGACACTGAGCTCCGGTCTGCCTTCCCTAGTGCCTAACCTCTTCCACCCGAGCTGCAGACTTCTGGACCCCTCGCCTCCCTAGCACCCCTGATAAAACACCTGCTCGACTCATTCCATTCAATAGCCATGGAAGTCACCTCAATAACAAATAGAGATGAATGTTCCTCCATGCATGATGTGGGCAGGAATATTAGGAGTCAGTCATCATTTTTCAGAGATGGAAAGCTactggcccaaagtcacacagtgagCCGATAACAGAGCCAGGACTAAACTGTGTCTCCTGCTTCCTAGTCCATGTCACCTGCCATGTTCCCAGGATTCTTGGATAGCCTTCCCCACCTTTAAAGAGGATAACTGAGGGTGGGCTCCGTCCATGCTCTGGAGGCATTAGCAATTGAATAATGGAAGATATGACAGATGAGCCTGTAATTCCATT
The sequence above is drawn from the Symphalangus syndactylus isolate Jambi chromosome 20, NHGRI_mSymSyn1-v2.1_pri, whole genome shotgun sequence genome and encodes:
- the TAC4 gene encoding tachykinin-4 isoform X3 gives rise to the protein MLPCLALLLLMELSVCTVAGDGGEEQTLSTEAETWITEGAGPSIQQQLQEVKTGKASQFFGLMGKRVGGREDEAQGSE
- the TAC4 gene encoding tachykinin-4 isoform X1, whose product is MLPCLALLLLMELSVCTVAGDGGEEQTLSTEAETWITVALEEGAGPSIQQQLQEVKTGKASQFFGLMGKRVGGRPLIQPRRKKACQLQHMCQLPPPGQEKPVHRRQRG
- the TAC4 gene encoding tachykinin-4 isoform X2, which gives rise to MLPCLALLLLMELSVCTVAGDGGEEQTLSTEAETWITEGAGPSIQQQLQEVKTGKASQFFGLMGKRVGGRPLIQPRRKKGREDEAQGSE